In Streptomyces sp. NBC_00414, a single window of DNA contains:
- a CDS encoding DUF397 domain-containing protein codes for MSTPSTTAPHDVDLAQAQWRKSSYSGGANDCVEVAELGGHAAVRDSKNIGRGPLLFLRSAMHALVSGIASGAIGEHRD; via the coding sequence GTGAGCACGCCCAGCACGACTGCCCCACACGACGTCGATCTCGCGCAAGCGCAGTGGCGGAAAAGCTCGTACAGCGGGGGTGCGAACGACTGCGTGGAAGTCGCGGAACTGGGCGGACACGCCGCAGTACGCGACTCCAAGAACATCGGCCGTGGGCCGTTGCTGTTCTTGAGGTCGGCGATGCATGCGCTGGTCAGCGGGATCGCCAGCGGGGCAATCGGTGAGCATCGGGACTGA
- a CDS encoding Scr1 family TA system antitoxin-like transcriptional regulator: protein MALKRSLVPQSVYRRQLAARLKELRDATGLTLTEVAGRLEVNQGSLSRIENGERGTTPVLVRALLDLYGVDDEHRRADVLDLVRADKEQQKPWWRKYSTVLTPTRYDGYLALEAGTTHLASYQPMLVPGLLQTEGYARAVISQMRKDLSPPQVESLVRVRMERQKNRVGGEAPARFWAILDEAVLRRTVGSLNVMRDQMRKLVETSERPNVTVQLLPFSLGAHPGLYGPFVILTFPHPTPDLVWLENPKNSVYLESSEDVENYTDIFDQLRSTALDPSETRTRIARISKELEE from the coding sequence ATGGCCCTGAAGAGAAGCCTGGTCCCGCAGTCGGTGTATCGGCGACAGCTCGCGGCACGGCTGAAGGAACTACGTGACGCGACCGGGCTTACCCTCACCGAGGTCGCCGGCCGACTGGAGGTCAACCAGGGGTCGCTGAGCCGGATCGAGAACGGCGAACGCGGTACGACGCCGGTCCTCGTTCGGGCCCTGCTGGACCTGTACGGCGTCGACGACGAGCACCGGCGGGCCGACGTGCTCGACCTCGTACGGGCGGACAAGGAGCAGCAGAAGCCCTGGTGGCGGAAGTACTCGACGGTACTCACGCCAACCCGCTATGACGGGTACCTCGCGCTGGAGGCCGGCACGACGCACCTTGCCAGCTACCAGCCGATGCTCGTGCCGGGACTGCTCCAGACTGAGGGCTATGCCCGTGCGGTGATCTCCCAGATGAGGAAGGACCTGTCCCCGCCGCAGGTCGAGTCCCTGGTCAGAGTCCGCATGGAGCGGCAGAAAAACCGCGTGGGCGGTGAGGCCCCTGCCAGATTCTGGGCGATCCTCGACGAAGCCGTGCTGCGCAGGACGGTCGGCTCCCTTAACGTGATGCGCGACCAGATGCGGAAGCTGGTGGAGACAAGCGAGCGGCCGAACGTCACCGTGCAGCTCCTGCCGTTCTCGCTCGGCGCGCATCCCGGGCTGTACGGCCCGTTCGTCATCCTGACCTTTCCGCACCCCACGCCGGACCTGGTGTGGCTGGAGAATCCCAAGAACTCCGTGTATCTCGAGTCCTCAGAGGATGTGGAGAACTACACGGACATCTTCGACCAGCTGAGGAGCACCGCCCTCGACCCGTCGGAGACCCGCACCCGCATCGCACGCATCAGCAAGGAGCTCGAAGAGTGA
- the fxlA gene encoding FxLD family lanthipeptide — MSSAAMLTPITTATTEASVTTAVPGVPADPFDVDLTIVTEIGADLLPKACGTGDGCAASCASSCASAV, encoded by the coding sequence ATGAGCAGCGCAGCCATGCTCACCCCGATCACGACGGCCACCACCGAGGCATCTGTCACGACGGCCGTCCCCGGGGTGCCCGCCGACCCGTTCGACGTCGACCTGACGATCGTCACGGAGATCGGCGCCGACCTGCTTCCCAAGGCGTGTGGCACCGGTGACGGGTGCGCGGCGTCCTGTGCCTCGTCCTGCGCCAGCGCCGTCTGA
- a CDS encoding ATP-binding protein, which translates to MKLSDCTEPSELARRHVREFLKGRAAPERVDDAVLVASELVGNALRHTAGGPDCMSVEIYQDAAVLRVHDAGRDVSRVRVRSAGESLDELTGNGLGLLLVEELAFEWSVRLTAIGKEVVVVLALGAGGLSERDALPYIPVVRPSLTTELHQLDDGH; encoded by the coding sequence GTGAAGCTGTCCGATTGCACCGAGCCCTCGGAGCTCGCGCGCAGACACGTACGGGAATTCCTCAAGGGACGTGCCGCACCGGAACGGGTCGATGACGCCGTTCTGGTCGCCTCTGAGCTCGTGGGCAACGCGCTCAGGCATACAGCCGGAGGACCGGACTGCATGAGCGTGGAGATCTACCAGGACGCTGCGGTGTTGCGGGTCCATGACGCGGGACGGGATGTCTCCAGAGTCCGGGTACGTTCCGCGGGGGAGTCGCTGGATGAGCTGACGGGGAACGGTCTCGGGCTGCTGCTCGTCGAGGAGTTGGCCTTCGAGTGGTCGGTCCGGCTGACCGCGATCGGCAAGGAAGTGGTCGTGGTGCTCGCCCTGGGCGCCGGTGGGCTATCCGAGCGGGACGCTCTTCCGTACATCCCAGTGGTACGTCCGTCCCTCACGACGGAGCTCCACCAGCTGGACGACGGACACTGA
- a CDS encoding 2'-5' RNA ligase family protein, with product MPLLSADPAAFPAEPPADTYDPAVIAAHDWAAFSALDEMTDHWARPGWSDGSRAYYWMLTFPDARRLAALAGRCQEELAPLGLDPVPADGLHTTLARVGATGDVTPGQLDSLARDVEALLPSAFSVRAMPLAGSRGAVRLSLGPWEPLLLLHHALAKAGSDVGLVPKKPTSAFRPHLSLAYNNRRRPAAPVVEAVSSLRTLPAIELSVSVVQLVELRREGRTYHWDVRKSVPLG from the coding sequence GTGCCCCTGCTCAGCGCCGATCCTGCCGCCTTCCCTGCCGAGCCCCCCGCCGATACATACGATCCGGCGGTCATCGCGGCCCACGACTGGGCGGCGTTCAGCGCACTCGACGAGATGACCGACCACTGGGCACGCCCAGGTTGGTCAGACGGCAGCCGTGCGTACTACTGGATGCTGACCTTCCCAGATGCTCGGCGGCTCGCTGCCCTTGCCGGGCGCTGCCAGGAGGAGCTGGCGCCCCTCGGCCTTGACCCGGTGCCGGCGGACGGACTGCACACCACCCTCGCCCGAGTCGGAGCGACGGGCGACGTCACACCCGGCCAGTTGGACAGCTTGGCGAGGGACGTCGAGGCGCTGCTGCCCTCCGCGTTCTCCGTACGCGCCATGCCGCTGGCCGGCTCCCGTGGTGCCGTCCGTCTGTCCCTCGGCCCGTGGGAACCCCTGCTTCTGCTCCACCATGCACTGGCCAAGGCAGGGAGCGACGTCGGCTTGGTCCCGAAGAAGCCGACGTCCGCTTTCCGGCCGCATCTGAGCCTCGCGTACAACAACCGTCGGCGTCCCGCCGCCCCCGTCGTGGAAGCGGTCTCAAGCCTCCGCACCCTCCCGGCTATCGAACTCTCAGTGTCCGTCGTCCAGCTGGTGGAGCTCCGTCGTGAGGGACGGACGTACCACTGGGATGTACGGAAGAGCGTCCCGCTCGGATAG